The following proteins are encoded in a genomic region of Mycobacterium sp. 155:
- the cobO gene encoding cob(I)yrinic acid a,c-diamide adenosyltransferase, which yields MPQGQPLTVPDDGLTTKARRNAPLLAVHTGPGKGKSTAAFGMALRAWNQGFRVAVFQFVKSAKWKVGEEAVFRELGRLHDEHGTGGPVEWHKMGSGWSWTRKHGTDVDHAAAAADGWAEITRRLAAEQHDFYVLDEFTYPLKWGWVDVSDVVATLTARPGTQHVVITGRDAPQELVDAADLVTEMTKIKHPMDAGRKGQKGIEW from the coding sequence ATGCCTCAGGGCCAGCCGCTGACCGTTCCCGATGATGGGCTGACCACCAAAGCCCGTCGCAACGCACCCCTGCTGGCTGTGCACACCGGGCCGGGTAAGGGGAAATCCACCGCTGCCTTCGGTATGGCACTGCGGGCGTGGAACCAGGGGTTCCGGGTTGCGGTGTTCCAGTTCGTCAAGAGTGCGAAGTGGAAAGTGGGGGAGGAGGCCGTGTTCCGTGAGCTTGGCCGGCTGCATGATGAACACGGCACCGGTGGACCGGTGGAGTGGCACAAGATGGGCTCGGGTTGGTCATGGACCCGCAAGCACGGCACCGATGTCGACCACGCTGCGGCCGCCGCGGACGGGTGGGCCGAGATCACCCGTCGGCTGGCTGCCGAGCAACACGACTTCTACGTGCTCGACGAGTTCACCTACCCGCTCAAGTGGGGTTGGGTGGATGTCTCCGATGTCGTTGCGACTCTTACCGCGCGCCCGGGCACGCAGCATGTGGTGATCACTGGTCGCGACGCGCCGCAGGAACTGGTCGACGCCGCTGACCTGGTCACCGAGATGACCAAGATCAAGCACCCCATGGATGCCGGCCGCAAGGGCCAGAAGGGTATCGAGTGGTAG
- the cobA gene encoding uroporphyrinogen-III C-methyltransferase produces the protein MTENAYLVGLRLSGKKVVVVGAGTVAQRRLPLLIANGADVHVVARAATPAVEALAQDEPGITLALRDFRPGDLDGAWYVIAATDDGDVNAAVADEAQRRRIFCVRADIAREGSAVTPATFDYDGLSVGVLAGGEHRRSAAIRSAIHEALQRGLITAEMTGEAPNGVALVGGGPGDPELITVRGRRLLARADVVVADRLAPQDLLAELGPHVEVIDAAKIPYGRAMAQDAINQVLIDRARAGKFVVRLKGGDPFVFARGYEEVLACTEAGIPVTVVPGVTSAIAVPALTGVPVTHRGLTHEFVVVSGHVAPGHPESLVNWNALAQMSGTIVLLMAVERIELFAKALLDGGRPADTPVLVVQHGSTVAQRTLRATLGDAPEKIREEGIRPPAIIVIGAVAGFAG, from the coding sequence ATGACAGAGAACGCCTATCTCGTCGGCCTGCGTTTGTCCGGTAAGAAGGTGGTTGTCGTCGGCGCCGGAACCGTTGCCCAGCGCCGACTGCCACTGCTGATCGCCAACGGCGCCGACGTGCACGTCGTCGCCCGCGCCGCCACTCCCGCGGTGGAAGCGCTGGCTCAGGATGAGCCTGGGATCACCCTCGCGCTGCGGGATTTCCGGCCCGGCGATTTGGACGGGGCCTGGTATGTGATTGCGGCCACCGACGATGGCGATGTCAATGCGGCTGTCGCCGACGAGGCCCAGCGACGCCGCATCTTCTGCGTGCGCGCCGACATCGCCCGCGAGGGTTCGGCCGTCACCCCGGCGACCTTCGACTACGACGGACTGTCGGTGGGTGTGCTCGCCGGTGGAGAGCACCGCCGTTCCGCGGCCATCCGGTCAGCCATCCACGAGGCGCTGCAACGCGGTCTCATCACCGCGGAGATGACGGGGGAGGCGCCCAACGGGGTAGCTCTTGTGGGCGGTGGCCCCGGGGACCCCGAACTCATCACCGTGCGGGGGCGGCGGCTGCTGGCCCGCGCCGACGTCGTCGTCGCCGACCGACTGGCGCCGCAGGATCTGCTCGCCGAGCTCGGGCCGCACGTTGAGGTGATCGACGCCGCCAAGATCCCCTACGGACGGGCAATGGCACAGGACGCGATCAATCAAGTGCTCATCGACCGGGCCAGGGCAGGCAAGTTCGTGGTGCGACTCAAAGGCGGCGACCCGTTCGTGTTCGCGCGAGGCTATGAGGAGGTGCTGGCCTGCACCGAAGCCGGGATTCCGGTCACCGTCGTGCCGGGTGTGACCAGTGCCATAGCAGTTCCTGCGTTGACCGGCGTTCCGGTCACCCATCGCGGTCTCACCCACGAATTTGTGGTGGTCAGCGGCCACGTTGCGCCTGGGCACCCAGAATCGTTAGTGAATTGGAATGCACTGGCTCAGATGAGCGGCACCATCGTGCTGCTGATGGCCGTCGAACGCATCGAGTTGTTCGCCAAGGCCCTGCTCGATGGTGGCCGACCTGCGGATACGCCGGTTCTGGTCGTGCAGCACGGCAGTACGGTGGCTCAGCGGACGTTGCGGGCCACACTTGGGGACGCGCCGGAGAAGATCCGCGAAGAGGGCATCCGGCCTCCCGCGATCATCGTCATAGGGGCTGTGGCCGGGTTCGCGGGCTAA
- a CDS encoding dienelactone hydrolase family protein, giving the protein MSATQEVTYAVDGLTMVAHLARPHGEGPWPAVLIGHDGIGLDDYQRRRADDLATHGYLALAMDYHGGQLFSGRPDAMLARVLPLIADPQRMAAIGRAALDVLLAVPGVDPDRLAALGYGAGARIVLELVGAGVPFHAVAAVHPSLPDITAADWADVTGVFLLCTGSEDPLCTPDRVLAFSRVLQDVGVDWRVNIYGGAQHAFWAQPTNPDGSPTGGTTHTMATVPGVAYHPTHAARAWQAVLDLFDETFRNRV; this is encoded by the coding sequence ATGAGTGCAACCCAGGAAGTCACCTACGCCGTGGACGGCCTGACCATGGTTGCCCACCTGGCACGGCCGCACGGCGAGGGGCCATGGCCGGCCGTGCTCATCGGACACGACGGGATCGGCCTCGACGACTATCAGCGGCGTCGTGCCGACGATCTGGCTACGCACGGCTATCTGGCCTTGGCGATGGACTATCACGGCGGCCAGCTGTTCAGCGGCCGACCCGACGCGATGCTGGCCCGGGTCCTGCCGCTGATCGCCGATCCCCAGCGGATGGCCGCGATCGGCCGCGCCGCGCTCGATGTCCTGCTGGCGGTGCCCGGTGTCGACCCGGACCGGCTCGCCGCACTCGGCTACGGCGCCGGCGCCCGGATCGTCCTCGAACTCGTCGGGGCGGGGGTGCCGTTCCACGCCGTCGCGGCCGTCCATCCCAGCCTGCCGGACATCACTGCGGCCGACTGGGCCGACGTGACCGGCGTCTTCCTGCTCTGCACCGGCTCCGAAGACCCGCTTTGCACCCCCGATCGGGTGCTGGCGTTCAGCCGAGTGCTCCAGGACGTCGGGGTCGACTGGCGGGTGAATATCTACGGCGGAGCCCAGCACGCCTTCTGGGCGCAACCGACAAACCCGGACGGGTCACCCACCGGGGGGACCACTCACACCATGGCCACCGTGCCGGGCGTCGCCTATCACCCGACGCACGCGGCGCGCGCCTGGCAGGCGGTGCTGGACCTGTTCGACGAGACCTTCCGTAACCGGGTCTGA
- a CDS encoding cobyrinate a,c-diamide synthase, with translation MSASTSTSTTTPGVVIAAPASGSGKTTVATGLIGALGRAGDTVAPFKVGPDFIDPGYHALAAGRPGRNLDPVLVGAELIGPLYRHGSYCADIAVVEGVMGLFDGRIDDRMHGTPRGSTAQVAGLLGAPVVLVVDARGQSHSVAALLHGFATFDPDVHIAGVILNRVGSARHEQVLRQACEQAGVPVFGVIPRNDELSVPSRHLGLVTAVEHGRRAIAAVAAMTALVASHVDLAAVRSVAAAHVAAEPWSPVVARPVAEITVALAAGKAFSFGYAEHGELLRAAGAVVVEFDPLTDPLPPGTDALILPGGFPEQFTAELSANDVVREQIRDLAGCGAPVHAECAGLTYLLDDLDGTPMCGVLPGSARFTERLTLGYRDAVAVVDSSLHAAGYRVTGHEFHRTAATFTDTRAPAWTFTDAQRRPVTDGAVRGGVHAGYLHTHPAAHPEAITRFVAAAAGSKLGG, from the coding sequence GTGAGCGCCAGCACCAGCACCAGCACCACGACGCCGGGAGTGGTTATCGCCGCACCGGCCTCAGGCAGCGGGAAGACAACGGTGGCAACAGGTCTGATCGGCGCGCTGGGCCGTGCCGGCGACACGGTGGCGCCGTTCAAGGTCGGCCCGGATTTCATCGACCCGGGCTACCACGCCCTGGCCGCCGGTCGGCCGGGACGCAACCTCGATCCGGTGCTGGTCGGTGCCGAGCTGATCGGTCCGCTGTACCGGCACGGCAGTTACTGTGCTGACATCGCCGTCGTCGAAGGGGTGATGGGACTCTTCGACGGGCGTATCGATGATCGGATGCACGGCACGCCCCGGGGCTCCACCGCACAGGTTGCCGGTCTGCTGGGCGCTCCCGTGGTGCTGGTGGTCGATGCGCGTGGGCAGAGTCACAGCGTGGCCGCACTGCTGCACGGCTTCGCGACCTTCGACCCCGATGTGCACATTGCCGGGGTGATCCTCAACCGGGTCGGCTCGGCCCGGCACGAGCAGGTGCTGCGACAGGCCTGTGAGCAAGCCGGGGTGCCGGTGTTCGGTGTGATTCCGCGCAACGACGAACTATCGGTTCCGTCAAGGCATCTAGGTCTCGTCACGGCCGTCGAGCACGGCCGTCGGGCGATCGCGGCGGTGGCCGCGATGACCGCGCTGGTGGCCAGTCATGTTGACCTCGCAGCGGTGCGTTCCGTCGCCGCGGCGCACGTGGCTGCCGAGCCGTGGTCCCCGGTCGTTGCCCGGCCGGTGGCCGAGATCACGGTCGCGCTCGCGGCGGGCAAGGCCTTCAGCTTCGGATACGCCGAGCACGGTGAGCTCCTGCGTGCGGCCGGTGCGGTCGTCGTCGAGTTCGATCCGCTGACCGACCCGTTGCCGCCCGGCACCGATGCGCTGATACTGCCGGGCGGCTTCCCCGAGCAGTTCACCGCCGAGTTATCCGCCAACGACGTTGTGCGCGAGCAGATCCGCGATCTCGCTGGCTGTGGCGCGCCGGTACATGCCGAATGTGCCGGTCTGACCTATCTGCTCGACGATCTCGATGGGACGCCGATGTGTGGGGTGCTGCCCGGCTCGGCGCGGTTCACCGAACGGCTGACCCTCGGATACCGCGACGCCGTCGCGGTTGTAGATTCCTCGCTGCACGCCGCGGGCTATCGCGTCACCGGACACGAATTCCATCGCACCGCAGCTACTTTCACTGACACTCGGGCTCCGGCCTGGACGTTCACCGACGCACAGCGGCGGCCAGTCACCGACGGAGCGGTCCGGGGCGGGGTGCACGCGGGCTACCTGCACACCCACCCTGCCGCTCACCCGGAGGCCATCACCCGGTTCGTGGCGGCGGCGGCAGGCTCTAAGCTCGGCGGGTGA
- a CDS encoding MarR family winged helix-turn-helix transcriptional regulator: MSDSREPMNETHRRAPAPTAVSGHYLTELEQATRGLFAANVSVLDRSGKHIGLTSLRALQALDCRGPSMVAQLATDLHLLPSTASRLSDRLADAGLITRGVSPTNRRATQLELTDAGRAVLDELTRLRIEVFAEVVAHMTEQDRTALVRGTAAFTRAHRALTATTASSAGSR, translated from the coding sequence GTGAGCGATTCCCGAGAACCGATGAACGAAACCCACCGACGCGCCCCGGCGCCCACCGCCGTCTCCGGGCACTACCTCACCGAACTCGAGCAGGCCACCCGGGGACTGTTCGCCGCCAACGTCTCGGTGCTGGATCGCAGCGGCAAGCACATCGGGCTGACGTCGTTGCGCGCACTGCAGGCGCTGGATTGTCGCGGACCCAGCATGGTCGCCCAGCTGGCCACCGACCTGCACCTACTGCCCTCGACGGCCAGCCGGCTCAGCGACCGCCTGGCCGACGCCGGGTTGATCACCCGCGGCGTCTCACCGACCAACCGACGAGCGACGCAGCTGGAACTCACCGACGCGGGGCGCGCGGTGCTCGACGAACTGACTCGGCTGCGTATCGAGGTCTTCGCCGAGGTGGTGGCCCACATGACCGAGCAGGATCGGACCGCCCTGGTGCGTGGTACCGCGGCATTCACCCGGGCCCACCGCGCACTGACCGCAACTACCGCATCGTCGGCGGGCTCGCGCTGA
- a CDS encoding GNAT family N-acetyltransferase, with product MTVAPRRSWAKDLDAATLYELLKLRIEVFVVEQACPYPELDGRDLLAETRHFWLEGPYGEVISTLRLMEEHPGGEKAFRIGRVCTKRDARGQGHATRLMQAALAEVGDYPCHIDAQTYLEEMYSRHGFVRDGDEYLDDGIPHVPMVRPGVRSDERLREEPI from the coding sequence ATGACCGTCGCTCCTCGTCGCAGCTGGGCCAAGGACCTCGACGCCGCAACGCTTTACGAGTTGCTCAAGCTGCGGATCGAGGTTTTCGTGGTGGAGCAGGCATGCCCATACCCCGAGCTGGACGGTCGTGACCTCCTCGCGGAAACCCGGCATTTCTGGCTCGAAGGCCCCTACGGCGAGGTGATCTCCACGCTGCGGCTGATGGAGGAACATCCCGGAGGGGAGAAGGCCTTTCGGATCGGGCGGGTGTGCACCAAGCGCGATGCGCGCGGCCAGGGGCATGCCACCCGGCTGATGCAGGCCGCCTTGGCCGAGGTCGGCGACTATCCGTGCCATATCGACGCCCAGACCTACCTCGAGGAGATGTACTCCCGCCACGGCTTTGTGCGTGATGGGGACGAATATCTCGATGACGGTATCCCGCACGTGCCGATGGTGCGCCCCGGGGTCCGTAGCGACGAGCGCTTGCGCGAGGAGCCGATATGA
- a CDS encoding magnesium chelatase subunit D family protein encodes MTQHTYPFSAIVGQDRLRLALVLCAVRPEIGGVLIRGEKGTAKSTAVRALATVLSAVDDDARLVELPIGATEDRVVGSLDLQKVLRDGEHAFSPGLLARAHGGVLYVDEVNLLHDHLVDVLLDAAAMGRVHVERDGISHSHEARFVLIGTMNPEEGELRPQLLDRFGLTVDVAASRDVEVRVEVIRARMEFEADPEAFVRRYADADAQVSRKIAEARIAVNSVVLPDNELRRIAALCAAFDVDGMRADLVVARTAVAHAAWRGATTVEEEDVRVAAELALPHRRRRDPFDDPGLDPERLDEAMTQAAEAASPPSVDDDPEFDPDPPGGGGCSGTSPESQPSQGNSKAVPNRPSAPPAAVFRTKALVVPGVGEGAPGRRSRARNRTGTPIAATAEPGAGQGLHVFGTLLAAAGRQRQPGRARPTPDDVRRAIREGREGNLVIFVVDASGSMAARDRMSAVGGATLSLLRDAYQRRDKVAVITFRQQDARVLLPPTSSVHIASRRLARFDTGGKTPLAQGLLAARDVVVRERARDRARRPLVVLLTDGRATGGPDPLGRTRAAAALLVAEGAAAVVVDCETSFVRLGLAEQLADQLGAPAVRLEQLHADSLTRLVTARADAA; translated from the coding sequence ATGACCCAGCACACCTATCCGTTCAGCGCGATCGTCGGGCAGGACCGACTACGTCTTGCCTTGGTGTTGTGCGCGGTGCGGCCCGAGATCGGCGGGGTGTTGATCCGCGGCGAGAAGGGCACCGCCAAGTCGACCGCGGTACGCGCCCTGGCGACGGTGCTGTCTGCGGTCGATGACGATGCGAGGCTCGTCGAGCTGCCGATCGGCGCGACCGAGGATCGGGTGGTCGGTTCGCTGGATCTCCAAAAGGTGCTCCGTGACGGCGAACACGCATTCTCGCCGGGTCTGTTGGCCAGGGCCCATGGCGGGGTGCTCTACGTCGACGAGGTCAATCTGTTGCACGACCATCTCGTCGACGTGCTGCTCGACGCCGCCGCGATGGGCCGGGTGCACGTTGAGCGCGACGGCATCTCGCACTCCCACGAGGCCCGGTTCGTGCTGATCGGGACGATGAACCCCGAGGAGGGTGAACTGCGGCCGCAGCTGCTGGACCGGTTTGGGCTGACGGTCGACGTCGCGGCCTCGCGTGACGTCGAGGTACGGGTCGAGGTGATCCGGGCCCGGATGGAGTTCGAGGCCGATCCCGAGGCGTTCGTGCGTCGTTACGCCGATGCCGACGCGCAGGTGTCCAGGAAAATCGCCGAGGCGCGGATCGCGGTAAATTCAGTTGTGTTGCCCGACAACGAATTACGTCGGATCGCCGCACTGTGCGCGGCGTTCGACGTCGACGGTATGCGAGCCGATTTGGTGGTGGCCCGCACCGCGGTGGCGCATGCCGCGTGGCGTGGGGCAACGACGGTCGAGGAAGAAGACGTCCGGGTGGCCGCCGAATTGGCATTACCGCATCGGCGTCGCCGCGATCCGTTCGACGACCCGGGGTTGGATCCCGAACGTCTGGACGAGGCGATGACGCAGGCGGCCGAGGCCGCGTCGCCGCCGAGCGTGGACGACGATCCCGAGTTCGATCCCGATCCGCCCGGTGGCGGTGGCTGCTCCGGAACCTCTCCGGAAAGTCAGCCCTCACAAGGTAATTCGAAGGCCGTGCCGAACCGTCCCAGCGCGCCGCCCGCGGCGGTGTTCCGCACCAAGGCGCTGGTGGTGCCCGGAGTCGGCGAGGGTGCGCCGGGCCGGCGGTCGCGGGCACGCAATCGCACCGGGACGCCGATCGCGGCCACAGCCGAACCCGGTGCCGGGCAGGGCCTGCACGTGTTCGGCACGCTGTTGGCTGCAGCCGGTCGGCAGCGGCAGCCAGGCCGGGCCCGCCCGACGCCCGATGACGTGCGGCGCGCGATCCGCGAGGGCCGCGAAGGCAACCTGGTGATCTTCGTCGTCGATGCTTCCGGGTCGATGGCCGCGCGCGACCGTATGTCGGCCGTGGGTGGCGCGACACTGTCCTTGCTGCGCGATGCTTATCAGCGCCGGGACAAGGTCGCAGTGATCACGTTCCGTCAGCAGGATGCGCGGGTGCTATTGCCGCCGACGTCCTCGGTGCACATAGCCAGCCGACGCTTGGCGCGTTTCGACACCGGCGGGAAAACCCCACTGGCACAAGGCTTGTTGGCGGCCCGCGACGTGGTGGTGCGAGAGCGGGCCCGGGACCGGGCGCGGCGTCCGCTGGTGGTACTGCTCACCGACGGTCGGGCCACCGGCGGTCCCGACCCGCTGGGCCGTACCCGCGCCGCCGCCGCGCTCCTGGTCGCCGAAGGAGCTGCGGCTGTCGTGGTGGACTGCGAAACATCTTTTGTGCGCCTGGGTTTGGCGGAGCAACTGGCCGATCAACTGGGCGCTCCTGCCGTGCGACTAGAACAGCTGCACGCCGACAGCCTGACCCGGCTCGTCACGGCCCGGGCCGACGCGGCGTAG
- a CDS encoding MFS transporter has translation MYQAADSDGGQREGAASRLPAWIPSWGFLSAVIAIAGMQLLATMDSTVAIVALPKIQDELSLSDAGRSWVITAYVLTFGGLMLLGGRLGDTIGRKRTFIVGVALFTIASILCGSAWNEATMVTARLLQGIGAAIASPTGLALVATTFPKGPARNLATAVFGAMTAIGSVMGLVVGGALTEVSWRWAFIVNVPIGLVMLYLARTALRETHRERMKLDAAGALLATLACTAAVFAFTQGPERGWLSPVTLGSGAAAAVFGLAFLIAERTAENPVVPFDLFHERNRLATFAAIFLAGGVLFTLTVLIGLYVQDILGYTALHAGIGFIPFVIGMGIGLGVSSQAVRFFSPRVLVIAGGILVLGAMLYGSTLHAGIPYFPNLVVPITVGGIGIGMIVVPLTLAAIAGVGFDRIGPASAIALMLQSLGGPLVLSVIQAVITSRTLYLGGTTGPVKNMNPAQLAALDAGYTYGLLWVAAVAVLVGGAALFIGYTAEQVAHAQDVKEALDAGEL, from the coding sequence ATGTACCAGGCGGCAGACAGCGACGGCGGCCAGCGCGAAGGGGCCGCTTCGCGGCTCCCGGCCTGGATCCCGTCCTGGGGTTTCCTGTCGGCGGTCATCGCCATTGCGGGCATGCAGTTGCTTGCCACCATGGATAGCACCGTCGCGATCGTTGCGTTGCCGAAGATCCAGGACGAGCTGAGCCTGTCCGACGCCGGACGCAGCTGGGTCATCACGGCCTACGTGCTCACGTTCGGCGGTCTGATGCTGCTGGGTGGCCGGCTCGGCGACACCATCGGCCGTAAACGCACCTTCATCGTGGGTGTTGCGCTGTTCACCATTGCCTCGATCCTGTGTGGCAGCGCGTGGAACGAAGCCACGATGGTGACCGCCCGGCTGCTGCAGGGTATCGGCGCCGCCATCGCCTCGCCCACCGGTCTGGCCCTGGTCGCCACCACGTTCCCCAAGGGGCCGGCCCGAAACCTGGCCACCGCGGTGTTCGGGGCGATGACCGCCATCGGGTCGGTGATGGGTCTGGTGGTCGGCGGAGCTCTCACCGAGGTGTCCTGGCGCTGGGCCTTCATTGTCAACGTGCCCATCGGGCTGGTGATGCTCTACCTGGCCCGCACCGCGCTGCGGGAGACGCACCGCGAGCGGATGAAGCTGGACGCAGCAGGTGCGCTCCTGGCCACGCTGGCCTGCACGGCCGCGGTGTTCGCCTTCACGCAGGGCCCCGAGCGCGGCTGGCTGTCGCCCGTCACGCTCGGTTCGGGTGCGGCCGCCGCGGTCTTCGGTCTCGCCTTCCTCATTGCCGAACGCACCGCGGAGAACCCCGTCGTCCCGTTCGATCTGTTCCACGAGCGCAACCGGCTCGCCACCTTCGCGGCGATCTTCCTGGCCGGCGGTGTGCTGTTCACCCTGACCGTGCTGATCGGCCTGTACGTGCAGGACATCCTCGGCTACACCGCGCTGCACGCGGGCATCGGCTTCATTCCGTTCGTGATCGGGATGGGCATCGGGCTCGGAGTCTCCTCGCAGGCCGTGCGGTTCTTCTCGCCGCGGGTGTTGGTCATCGCCGGCGGAATCCTGGTGTTGGGCGCGATGCTGTACGGCTCGACGCTGCACGCGGGCATCCCCTACTTCCCGAACCTGGTGGTTCCCATCACGGTCGGCGGCATCGGCATCGGCATGATCGTGGTGCCGCTGACCCTCGCGGCGATCGCCGGTGTGGGCTTCGACCGGATCGGCCCCGCCTCGGCGATCGCGCTGATGCTGCAGAGCCTCGGTGGCCCGCTGGTGCTGTCGGTGATTCAGGCCGTCATCACGTCGCGCACGCTGTACCTGGGCGGCACCACCGGCCCGGTGAAGAACATGAACCCTGCGCAGCTCGCCGCGCTGGACGCCGGCTACACCTACGGCCTGCTGTGGGTGGCCGCGGTGGCGGTCCTGGTCGGCGGCGCTGCACTGTTCATCGGCTACACCGCCGAGCAGGTGGCACATGCGCAGGACGTCAAGGAAGCGCTGGACGCCGGGGAGCTGTAG
- a CDS encoding FAD-binding domain, which yields MRIAISGAGIAGPAVAHWLRRTGHVPTLIDHSPHLRTGGYVVDFWGIGYRVAQLMGIESAVRAAGYQARTVRGVRPDGSLLASIDVGAFVEAVADRYTTIARSDLSAIIFATIADDVETIFGDSITAIDDRADGVTVSFDQHPAREFDLVLGADGLHSGVRRIAFGQRSPEYYLGCMVAAFTATGYRPRDELSYVLYNTVGAQVGRFALRDDRTLFLFVYRTPAPETPEPVEVAKAALRDRFADGGWECRRILERLDDTDDLYFDSVSQIRQDSWSSGRVALLGDAAAAVSLMAGEGTGLAMLEAYVLAGELHRADGDYRLALPAYEQRLRRFVEGKQRGATKFISFFAAQSRLGLGLRNAGVRALSIRALAKLVSARSFRDDFDLPDYGM from the coding sequence ATGCGAATCGCCATCAGCGGAGCAGGTATCGCCGGACCCGCCGTCGCGCACTGGTTGCGCCGGACGGGACACGTTCCAACACTGATCGACCATTCCCCGCATCTGCGAACCGGCGGCTACGTCGTCGATTTCTGGGGCATCGGCTATCGCGTCGCGCAGCTGATGGGCATCGAATCCGCAGTCCGCGCGGCCGGCTATCAGGCCCGGACGGTGCGCGGAGTTCGACCCGACGGGTCGCTGCTGGCCAGCATCGACGTGGGCGCATTCGTCGAGGCGGTCGCCGACCGCTACACCACCATCGCGCGGTCTGATCTGTCCGCGATCATCTTCGCCACCATCGCCGACGACGTCGAAACCATCTTCGGTGATTCCATCACCGCCATCGACGATCGGGCCGATGGCGTGACGGTGAGCTTCGACCAGCACCCGGCACGCGAATTCGACCTGGTGCTCGGTGCCGACGGCCTGCACTCCGGGGTACGCCGGATCGCGTTCGGGCAGCGCAGTCCCGAGTACTACCTGGGTTGCATGGTGGCCGCGTTCACCGCCACGGGATATCGGCCGCGCGACGAACTGAGCTACGTCCTGTACAACACCGTCGGCGCGCAGGTCGGACGCTTCGCCCTGCGCGATGACCGAACGCTGTTCCTATTCGTCTACCGGACACCGGCACCGGAGACCCCCGAACCCGTCGAGGTGGCGAAAGCGGCGCTGCGCGACCGATTCGCCGACGGCGGGTGGGAATGCCGACGGATCCTGGAACGGCTCGACGACACCGACGACCTCTACTTCGACAGCGTCAGCCAAATCCGGCAGGACAGCTGGTCCAGCGGCCGGGTCGCGCTGCTCGGTGACGCCGCCGCTGCGGTGTCGCTGATGGCCGGCGAGGGCACCGGCCTGGCGATGCTCGAAGCGTATGTGCTGGCCGGGGAGCTGCACCGGGCCGACGGCGACTACCGGCTAGCGCTGCCCGCTTACGAACAACGCCTGCGGCGGTTCGTCGAGGGAAAGCAGAGAGGCGCGACGAAATTCATCTCGTTCTTTGCCGCACAGTCACGGCTGGGACTGGGCCTGCGCAACGCCGGTGTGCGCGCACTGAGCATCAGAGCGCTGGCCAAGCTGGTCTCCGCGCGCAGTTTCCGCGATGATTTCGACCTACCCGACTACGGCATGTGA